The Dokdonia sp. 4H-3-7-5 genomic interval GATTTAGAAAGAAACTGACGCATAGCTTGCTCTCCAAAAACGTTAGACTTAAATAATGAAGATGGCCTTCCTAAAGCTTCAAAACTTACTGCTGGCCTGTGTTGCACATCATGCAAGGCCTTAAAACGGATTTTTGACATAATTGATCTTACATTATTATAGTTACAATATTTTCTACTAAAGAAAAATTATCATAACGCAATGATTATAAATATTTTACGAGATGTTTAATAATAGCCGTTGCTAAAAACCTAATAACACCCCTAAACTAGGGCACAAATATAAGGGAAATATAAAAATTATAGCCAAATATTACAGACCCCCTAAATTTTAAGGGGTTGTTTATAAAAATCAATATTTTTTAATAACTAAGCCCTAAAATACTGATTGCCTTTTAAAATTATTTTATATTTGCCTTCGTTAACTAAAACATTAAATGCTATTATGAGTAAGTCAAAACTAGAATACATTTGGTTAGACGGGTACACACCCACACAAAATATGAGAAGCAAGACTAAAGTTGTAAACGACTTTAGCGGAAAATTAGAAGACTGTCCAATATGGTCTTTTGATGGGTCTTCTACTAAGCAAGCATCTGGAGGAGCTTCAGATTGCCTTCTAAAACCAGTAGCTATCTACCCAGATCCACAACGTACTGATGGATTTTTAGTAATGACAGAAGTGCTGAGTGCAGATGGTACGCCACATGCATCAAACCACAGAGCAAAAATAGATGACGATGATAATGATTTCTGGTTCGGTTTTGAACAAGAATATTTTATCATGGATAGAGAAACTCAACTACCTTTAGGCTTCCCAATAGGTGGATACCCTGGACCACAAGGAATGTACTACTGTTCTGTAGGAGGTCGTCATACACATGGTCGTGATTTTGTAGAAGAGCACGCAGATCTTTGTATCGAGGCTGGTCTTAACTTTGAAGGAATAAACCAAGAGGTTGCTTCTGGACAGTGGGAATACCAATTATTTGCAAAAGGAGCAAAAAAAGCAGGAGATGAAATATGGGTATCTCGCTACCTTCTAGACCGTCTTACTGAACAGTATGGATGGTACATTGAGTATCACCCTAAACCAGTAAAAGGAGATTGGAATGGATCTGGTATGCATGCAAACTTCTCAAACACAACCTTGAGAACTTGTGGATCTGAGGAAACTTACAACACTATCTGTGAGGCTTTCCGCCCAGTAACTAAAGAACACATAAAAGCATACGGAGCTCACAATGAAGAGCGCCTTACAGGTGATCACGAGACCGCTTCTATTACAGATTTCTCTTATGGAGTATCAGATCGTGGAGCATCATTACGTATTCCTATTATTACTGTAGAGCAAGGATGGAAAGGATGGCTAGAAGATCGTCGTCCAGCTTCAAACGCAGATCCATACAGAGTAGCAGGTCGTATTATCGAGACTGTAAAAACTGCAAAGGTTTAATTCTGATTTATATAAATGTAAAAAATGCTCAACTTAGGTTGAGCATTTTTTTTGTTACGCTTTCGCGAAAGCGTACTTTGAAGACACTAAGAGCATTATATAATCAACATATTGACATACTTAATACGATTGTAAATTTTACGAGCAACCAGTTTACGTTAGGCCGCAAATGCGAGTGCTATAAATAAT includes:
- a CDS encoding glutamine synthetase beta-grasp domain-containing protein, with the protein product MSKSKLEYIWLDGYTPTQNMRSKTKVVNDFSGKLEDCPIWSFDGSSTKQASGGASDCLLKPVAIYPDPQRTDGFLVMTEVLSADGTPHASNHRAKIDDDDNDFWFGFEQEYFIMDRETQLPLGFPIGGYPGPQGMYYCSVGGRHTHGRDFVEEHADLCIEAGLNFEGINQEVASGQWEYQLFAKGAKKAGDEIWVSRYLLDRLTEQYGWYIEYHPKPVKGDWNGSGMHANFSNTTLRTCGSEETYNTICEAFRPVTKEHIKAYGAHNEERLTGDHETASITDFSYGVSDRGASLRIPIITVEQGWKGWLEDRRPASNADPYRVAGRIIETVKTAKV